The Scyliorhinus canicula chromosome 5, sScyCan1.1, whole genome shotgun sequence genome window below encodes:
- the gjc2 gene encoding gap junction protein gamma 2, whose protein sequence is MSWAFLTRLLEEIHNHSTFVGKVWLTVLIIFRIVLTAVGGESIYSDEQSKFVCNTKQPGCENVCYDAFAPLSHVRFWVFQIIMISTPSVMYLGYAIHKIARSTEEEKKNKFSKKKKLPTVRWQVHRNSEQTEDEDEEEPMIYDETEAEKKEASNHVKHDGRRRILQEGLMKMYVFQLIFRALFEVAFLLGQYFLYGFEVDPSYVCTRRPCPHTVDCFVSRPTEKTVFLIIMYVVSCLCLILNICEMFHLGFGTIRDIIRSKRGNQSNMRPFPYQYPRNIPASPPGYNLVVKSDKSIKVPNGLVAHEQNLANVAQEQKSTSPDDNIPPDLARLHKHLKDAQEQLDIAFQSYNSQENAQKSRTSSPTSGGTITEQNRVNTAHEKQGAKPKPGSEKGSSSSKSGDGKTSVWI, encoded by the coding sequence ATGAGCTGGGCCTTCTTAACACGTCTTCTTGAAGAAATCCACAATCATTCCACCTTTGTTGGCAAGGTATGGCTGACGGTGCTGATTATATTCCGCATCGTGCTGACTGCAGTTGGAGGAGAATCCATATATTCTGATGAGCAGAGCAAATTCGTCTGTAACACCAAACAACCTGGATGCGAGAATGTCTGCTATGATGCATTTGCACCTCTTTCCCACGTGAGGTTCTGGGTTTTTCAGATCATCATGATATCAACCCCATCTGTGATGTACCTTGGCTACGCCATCCATAAGATTGCCAGATCCACTGAAGAAGAAAAGAAGAACAAATTCTCCAAAAAGAAGAAACTACCAACTGTACGATGGCAAGTCCACCGTAATTCAGAACAGACAGAGGATGAAGATGAGGAAGAGCCAATGATCTATGATGAAACAGAAGCAGAAAAAAAAGAAGCAAGTAACCATGTAAAACACGATGGGAGAAGACGCATCTTGCAAGAAGGGCTGATGAAAATGTATgttttccagttgattttcagagCTTTATTTGAGGTAGCTTTCCTCCTAGGACAATATTTTCTGTATGGATTTGAAGTTGACCCATCGTATGTTTGTACTAGAAGACCCTGTCCTCACACCGTGGACTGCTTTGTCTCAAGACCTACAGAGAAGACCGTCTTCCTCATTATAATGTACGTAGTCAGTTGCCTTTGCCTGATTCTTAATATATGTGAGATGTTCCATCTGGGTTTTGGAACCATCAGAGATATCATCCGTAGCAAAAGGGGTAACCAGAGCAACATGCGACCTTTCCCTTATCAATATCCTCGGAACATTCCGGCATCGCCACCAGGCTACAATCTGGTGGTCAAATCGGACAAGTCCATCAAAGTTCCAAATGGCCTTGTGGCTCATGAACAAAACTTAGCAAATGTAGCCCAAGAGCAAAAGTCGACCAGCCCAGATGACAACATTCCACCTGACTTGGCCAGGCTCCATAAGCATCTGAAAGATGCCCAGGAGCAGTTAGACATTGCCTTTCAGAGTTATAACAGCCAAGAGAACGCACAGAAATCCAGGACCAGCAGCCCAACGTCAGGAGGTACTATCACGGAGCAAAACCGTGTCAACACTGCTCATGAGAAACAGGGTGCTAAGCCCAAACCTGGTTCCGAGAAAGGCAGCTCCAGTAGCAAATCTGGAGATGGAAAAACCTCCGTTTGGATTTAA